One genomic window of Anthonomus grandis grandis unplaced genomic scaffold, icAntGran1.3 ctg00000289.1, whole genome shotgun sequence includes the following:
- the LOC126749540 gene encoding regulatory-associated protein of mTOR — protein sequence MDEIAVEAWSEKNLTEDQRLELTDADLPDAFSEERHTEKIEGIDWKTQTWRMKERMKTVSVALVLCLNVGVDPPDIVKTQPCARLECWIDPLSISGQKALENIGQALQLQYERWQPRARYKQTLDPTAEDVKKLCLSLRRNAKEERVLFHYNGHGVPKPTTNGEIWVFNRTYTQYIPLSIYDLQSWMGAPSIYVYDCPNAGIIVESFKTFAAQHESEYQQQILASNNSRSSLASPVPSFKDCIQLGACASYQCLPMNPDLPADLFTSCLTTPIKIALRWCVLRPTAQLIPNVTLDMVDKVPGNITDRKSMFGELNWIFTAITDTIAWNVLPRDLFQKLFRQDLLVASLFRNFLLAERIMRAYDCTPISSPSLPPTYQHPMWDSWDWMLDLSLVQLPGILKGTKQYKNLPFFEEQLTAFEVWLAFGSEKRRPPEQLPIVLQVLLSQVHRTRALELLGKFLDLGPWAVNLALSVGIFPYVLKLLQSCAKELRPLLVYIWAKILAVDNTCQADLVREQGHKYFLSIVQDPSMTSETRTQATFVLTCLVSNFKDGQEAALQGSLVTICLEQLGDPNPQLRRWVAICLGRLWDNYESARWTGVRDTAHEKLYTLLKDSCPEVRAAAVYALGTFINAVYRRSEHANTIDHAIGMTLVNYAGNDASALVRKELVGALQWLVLAFDVSFAAVARTLQEGHLTSENQSCNTLPRITSRDRLIHQEQGTFRRIPSSPTINNMTSPSNINSCYSGSLGTLPGLGYGSVYMKIWMALCQLENDPYPEVSQMCLTVTGHIRALVKEQRELENKTSSISLPPSPNRGFLSGESPPTMYQSGDFQTKLTRSAVANRTKKKKISVDESDQKSQHRQPLVTTNFVAWSAKLFTKKTKKSVDKQSQPYYEREWRLTRNTNIRAEAIEEQNRAINSRLESQLYQTRTPVPPTLLQLHPFEQHIAVAGSDSFAIWDWGTGATVYHNKIASKSGQSPRVTSLEWINGHDLGLLLVAADDGSLRIWKPESQDAKLIAAWQAFSSFKARQTGMIVAWEQWTQTVITTGDTRVLRLWDVEKELKVIDIQTGTDASVTCLDSSYAGPSLDVTPLAYKRRKSTVIDNADSDDRKLNPRMGYAVAGCADGSVRLFDRRCSPQDARVNVWMEHSGPVLSVQLKDNLVISGSSDGDVKLYDIRKNDSLHTNSVIQNYGMSCMSIHRSANIYACGSANQFISINTLKGNALNTIRFYEGFMGPKIGPVSCLNFHPHRVLLAAGTTDCYVSIYSLERR from the exons ATGGACGAAATAGCCGTTGAAGCTTGGAGCGAAAAAAACCTGACCGAGGATCAACGTTTAGAACTTACCGACGCAGACCTGCCAGATGCATTTTCTGAAGAAAGAcacacagaaaaaattgaaggcATCGACTGGAAGACGCAAACATGGAGAATGAAAGAAAGAATGAAAACAGTCAGTGTAGCATTGGTGCTCTGCCTTAATGTTGGCGTTGATCCCCCAGATATTGTAAAGACACAGCCTTGTGCCAGGTTGGAGTGTTGGATCGATCCTTTGAGTATTTCTGGTCAAAAGGCGTTGGAGAATATTGGTCAGGCGTTGCAGCTACAGTATGAAAGATGGCAGCCTAGAGCAAG ATACAAACAAACCTTGGATCCCACAGCAGAAGATGTGAAAAAGCTCTGCCTTTCTCTAAGACGCAACGCCAAAGAAGAAAGAGTTCTCTTTCACTATAACGGTCATGGAGTTCCTAAACCCACCACAAACGGAGAAATTTGGGTTTTTAACCGCACTTACACTCAATATATTCCCTTGAGCATATACGATCTGCAATCCTGGATGGGAGCTCCTTCTATTTATGTTTATGATTGCCCCAATGCAGGCATTATTGTGGAGAGTTTTAAAACTTTCGCTGCGCAACATGAAAGTGAATATCAGCAGCAAATTTTGGCTTCTAATAACTCAAGATCTAGTCTTGCCTCACCTGTACCTTCATTTAAGGATTGTATTCAGTTGGGTGCGTGTGCAAGCTATCAATGTTTGCCAATGAATCCCGATTTGCCTGCCgatttatttacctcttgccttACAACTCCAATAAAAATCGCCCTGAGATGGTGTGTACTTAGACCCACAGCACAACTAATTCCAAATGTAACTTTGGACATGGTGGATAAAGTTCCAGGAAATATAACGGATAGAAAATCGATGTTTGGTGAATTAAACTGGATTTTTACAGCAATTACAGATACAATTGCTTGGAACGTCTTACCTCGAGACCTATTTCAAAAGCTTTTTAGACAAGATTTATTAGTTGCTAGCTTGTTCAGGAATTTCTTATTAGCAGAAAGAATAATGCGGGCATATGATTGTACTCCTATTTCATCACCGTCATTGCCCCCAACTTATCAACATCCTATGTGGGACTCTTGGGATTGGATGCTGGATTTATCTTTGGTACAGTTGCCTGGGATTCTTAAGG GTACTAAACAGTATAAAAACCTTCCATTCTTTGAAGAACAACTCACTGCTTTTGAAGTCTGGTTGGCATTCGGATCAGAAAAACGTCGTCCTCCAGAACAACTCCCAATAGTCCTTCAGGTATTGTTAAGTCAAGTGCATAGGACTAGAGCTTTAGAACTTTTAGGAAAATTTCTGGATTTAGGGCCTTGGGCTGTAAACTTGGCCTTGTCAGTTGGAATCTTTccttatgttttaaaattactgcagAGTTGCGCAAAAGAATTGAGACCATTATTGGTTTACATTTGGGCAAAGATTTTAGCTGTTGATAATACATGCCAAGCTGATTTAGTGAGGGAGCAAGGTCACAAGTATTTTTTGAGCATAGTCCAGGACCCTTCAATGACTTCTGAGACTAGAACACAAGCTACATTTGTCCTGACTTGCTTGGTTTCTAATTTTAAGGATGGACAAGAAGCCGCACTGCAAG GTTCACTAGTGACAATTTGTCTAGAACAACTTGGAGATCCAAACCCACAACTACGTCGTTGGGTCGCTATATGTCTGGGCCGGCTCTGGGATAATTATGAAAGCGCTCGATGGACCGGTGTTCGGGATACAGCTCACGAAAAACTTTACACTTTGTTGAAAGACTCTTGTCCAGAAGTTAGAGCCGCCGCAGTGTACGCCTTAGGAACATTCATTAATGCTGTTTACCGGCGATCCGAACACGCTAATACCATTGATCATGCTATCGGAATGACTCTAGTTAACTATGCTGGAAATGATGCAAGCGCTTTGGTGAGAAAAGAGCTTGTAGgcgcattgcaatggctggttCTGGCTTTTGATGTTTCTTTTGCCGCTGTCGCTAGAACTCTGCAAGAAGGACATCTTACTTCGGAAAATCAATCTTGCAACACTTTGCCAAGAATCACAAGCAGAGACAGATTAATACATCAAGAACAAGGAACATTTAGAAGGATTCCATCTAGTCCGACGATTAACAATATGACAAGCCCTTCGAATATTAATAGCTGCTATAGCGGGAGTTTAGGGACTCTTCCCGGGTTAGGATACGGATCGGTTTATATGAAAATTTGGATGGCTTTATGTCAGCTGGAGAATGATCCATATCCTGAGGTATCCCAAATGTGTTTGACGGTCACTGGACATATAAGAGCCTTAGTTAAAGAGCAACGGGAATTGGAGAATAAGACGTCGAGTATTAGTTTACCTCCTAGTCCCAATCGGGGATTTTTGTCTGGGGAGAGTCCGCCCACAATGTATCAAAGCGGAGATTTTCAAACCAAGCTTACCAGGTCAGCTGTGGCCAATAgaacaaagaaaaagaagataTCTGTAGACGAGAGCGATCAGAAATCCCAGCACAGACAACCTTTAGTGACGACCAACTTTGTAGCATGGTCTGCTAAactatttactaaaaaaacaaaaaaaagtgtaGATAAGCAATCGCAACCTTATTACGAACGTGAGTGGAGATTGACAAGGAACACCAATATTAGAGCTGAAGCGATAGAAGAGCAAAATCGAGCTATAAATAGTCGATTAGAGTCTCAGTTGTATCAGACAAGAACTCCAGTGCCTCCGACCCTTCTACAACTGCATCCTTTTGAACAGCATATTGCTGTGGCAGGCAGCGACTCGTTCGCTATCTGGGATTGGGGTACGGGAGCAACTGTTTACCATAATAAGATTGCGAGCAAATCAGGACAAAGCCCTAGGGTGACATCATTAGAATGGATTAATGGACATGATTTGGGTTTACTTCTTGTGGCAGCTGATGATGGAAGTCTTAGGATTTGGAAACCAGAATCCCAGGATGCTAAACTAATAGCAGCTTGGCAGGCCTTTAGTAGTTTTAAAGCTAGACAAACGGGTATGATAGTCGCTTGGGAACAGTGGACACAAACCGTGATAACGACCGGTGATACTAGAGTGTTAAGATTGTGGGACGtagaaaaagaattaaaagttaTTGACATACAGACAGGGACTGATGCTTCTGTAACCTGTTTGGATTCGTCGTACGCGGGGCCGAGTTTGGATGTGACTCCACTAGCGTATAAAAGGCGAAAATCTACTGTGATAGATAACGCGGATAGTGACGATCGCAAATTGAATCCCCGAATGGGTTATGCTGTAGCAGGGTGTGCGGATGGCTCGGTAAGACTTTTCGATCGTCGGTGTTCACCTCAAGACGCACGAGTGAATGTGTGGATGGAGCATAGCGGCCCTGTACTTTCTGTGCAACTAAAAGACAATCTTGTGATTAGCGGTAGCAGCGACGGCGACGTAAAATTATACGATATACGAAAAAATGACTCGCTACATACAAATAGTGTTATTCAAAATTATGGAATGTCCTGTATGTCGATCCACCGGAGTGCCAACATTTACGCTTGTGGCTCAGCAAATCAGTTTATCAGCATTAACACACTTAAAGGTAATGCACTAAATACTATAAGATTCTACGAGGGATTTATGGGACCTAAAATTGGCCCTGTCAGCTGTCTTAACTTTCACCCTCATAGAGTTCTTTTAGCTGCTGGTACTACTGATTGCTATGTGAGTATTTACAGTTTGGAGCGACGGTGA